A single region of the Streptomyces caelestis genome encodes:
- the xylA gene encoding xylose isomerase has product MSYQPTPEDRFTFGLWTVGWQGRDPFGDATRRALDPVETVQRLAELGAHGVTFHDDDLIPFGSSDTEREAHIKRFRQALDATGMKVPMATTNLFTHPVFKDGAFTANDRAVRRYALRKTIRNIDLAVELGAQVYVAWGGREGAESGAAKDVRVALDRMKEAFDLLGEYVTSQGYDLRFAIEPKPNEPRGDILLPTVGHALAFIERLERPELYGVNPEVGHEQMAGLNFPHGIAQALWAGKLFHIDLNGQSGIKYDQDLRFGAGDLRAAFWLVDLLESAGYTGPRHFDFKPPRTEDLDGVWASAAGCMRNYLILKERAAAFRADPEVQEALRAARLDELAQPTAADGLQALLADRSAFEAFDVEAAAARGMAFERLDQLAMDHLLGARG; this is encoded by the coding sequence ATGAGCTACCAGCCCACCCCCGAGGACAGGTTCACCTTCGGACTGTGGACCGTCGGCTGGCAGGGACGGGATCCCTTCGGCGACGCCACGCGGCGTGCGCTCGACCCGGTCGAGACGGTGCAGCGACTGGCCGAGCTCGGCGCCCACGGCGTCACCTTCCACGACGACGACCTGATCCCGTTCGGCTCGAGTGACACCGAGCGCGAGGCCCACATCAAGCGCTTCCGGCAGGCGCTGGACGCCACGGGCATGAAGGTCCCGATGGCCACCACCAACCTCTTCACGCACCCGGTCTTCAAGGACGGCGCGTTCACCGCCAACGACCGTGCCGTGCGCCGCTACGCGCTGCGCAAGACCATCCGCAACATCGACCTCGCTGTCGAGCTCGGCGCTCAGGTGTACGTGGCCTGGGGCGGCCGGGAGGGCGCCGAGTCGGGCGCCGCCAAGGACGTCCGCGTGGCCCTGGACCGGATGAAGGAGGCCTTCGACCTGCTCGGCGAGTACGTCACCTCCCAGGGCTACGACCTGCGCTTCGCGATCGAGCCCAAGCCGAACGAGCCGCGCGGCGACATCCTGCTGCCGACCGTCGGCCACGCCCTGGCGTTCATCGAGCGCCTGGAGCGTCCGGAGCTGTACGGCGTCAACCCCGAGGTCGGGCACGAGCAGATGGCCGGGCTCAACTTCCCGCACGGCATCGCGCAGGCCCTGTGGGCGGGCAAGCTGTTCCACATCGACCTCAACGGCCAGTCCGGCATCAAGTACGACCAGGACCTGCGCTTCGGCGCCGGTGACCTGCGGGCGGCGTTCTGGCTGGTCGACCTGCTGGAGTCGGCCGGCTACACCGGCCCGCGGCACTTCGACTTCAAGCCGCCGCGGACCGAGGACCTCGACGGGGTGTGGGCCTCGGCGGCCGGCTGCATGCGCAACTACCTCATCCTCAAGGAGCGCGCCGCCGCCTTCCGCGCCGACCCGGAGGTCCAGGAGGCCCTGCGCGCGGCCCGCCTGGACGAGCTGGCCCAGCCCACCGCCGCGGACGGCCTCCAGGCCCTGCTCGCCGACCGGTCGGCCTTCGAGGCCTTCGACGTCGAGGCGGCCGCCGCCCGCGGCATGGCCTTCGAGCGTCTGGACCAGCTGGCGATGGACCACCTGCTGGGGGCACGCGGCTGA